In Quercus robur chromosome 10, dhQueRobu3.1, whole genome shotgun sequence, a genomic segment contains:
- the LOC126702488 gene encoding uncharacterized protein LOC126702488 translates to MDNSDISKQLENIRARIRSVYNIGQSSNPSREDKNQGYTGSEKYNDINSDALVVSKDDFLDNEWADRPAVRLTTLTDQQVCQLGRFLLHSLQTRISKQGVAVIFVLAFHLRAPGVGSTERMFEATDPHSKPSDREYSDFEDVLVPTRESIQASERGDVVENAKAYSFLAASMLRLFTRSSENYCPAWNHIVNGFKTFYVRHCPVTKIVPKAEVIQAIHVHFACDIFKATLYRLLYMSNSKPSNDSLKGFLYDNHLSHNGMHIVSIFCRLRDALNCNPDILLKAIRAPQFDRQIQALVKILGYMNEEVGQHERQMWKYGRIFDEKFMSVLQTKACPKLVMMLAAALQQERPEGAENILKIKQLEDVSEENKKKCIMVAEALRKMIKSSHKQTA, encoded by the coding sequence ATGGACAACTCTGATATCTCTAAGCAGTTGGAGAACATTAGAGCACGGATACGCAGTGTGTACAACATTGGACAGTCATCCAACCCTAGTAGAGAAGATAAGAACCAGGGGTACACAGGATCTGAAAAATATAATGATATTAACTCGGATGCTCTAGTAGTATCTAAAGATGATTTCTTAGATAATGAATGGGCTGACAGACCTGCTGTTAGACTGACAACATTAACAGATCAACAAGTATGTCAGCTGGGAAGGTTTCTATTGCATTCTTTACAGACAAGGATATCCAAACAAGGTGTTGCAGTCATTTTTGTTTTAGCATTCCATTTGAGAGCTCCAGGAGTAGGATCCACTGAAAGAATGTTTGAAGCTACAGATCCACATAGTAAACCGTCTGATAGAGAGTATAGTGACTTTGAAGATGTCCTAGTACCCACAAGAGAATCAATTCAAGCATCAGAGCGTGGAGATGTAGTAGAGAATGCCAAAGCGTACTCATTCTTAGCTGCATCAATGCTCCGATTGTTCACACGATCCTCTGAAAACTATTGCCCAGCTTGGAATCACATTGTCAAtggatttaaaactttttaCGTTCGTCATTGTCCTGTTACTAAAATTGTTCCTAAAGCAGAGGTGATCCAGGCCATCCATGTACATTTTGCTTGTGATATATTCAAAGCTACATTATACAGATTGTTATATATGTCTAACTCAAAGCCCAGCAATGATAGTCTCAAGGGATTTCTGTATGATAACCATCTGTCTCACAATGGTATGCATATCGTTTCAATATTCTGTAGGCTCCGTGATGCTTTAAATTGCAATCCTGATATTTTGTTAAAGGCTATACGGGCCCCACAATTTGACCGGCAGATTCAAGCTCTGGTGAAAATTCTTGGATACATGAATGAAGAAGTAGGTCAACATGAGAGGCAGATGTGGAAATATGGGAGaatttttgatgaaaaattcATGTCTGTATTACAGACAAAAGCATGTCCTAAATTGGTAATGATGTTAGCTGCTGCTCTTCAACAAGAAAGACCTGAAGGAGCagagaatattctaaaaatcaaacaaCTTGAAGATGTGAgtgaggaaaataaaaagaaatgtatTATGGTTGCCGAAGCTTTGAGAAAGATGATTAAATCCTCTCACAAACAAACAGCCTGA